In a single window of the Ancylobacter polymorphus genome:
- the dnaK gene encoding molecular chaperone DnaK gives MSKVIGIDLGTTNSCVAVMEGSTPKVIENAEGARTTPSIVAFTEDGERLVGQPAKRQAVTNPERTFFAVKRLIGRRYEDPMVEKDKKLVPYQIVRADNGDAWLEADGKKYSPSQISAFTLQKMKETAEAYLGAKVDKAVITVPAYFNDAQRQATKDAGRIAGLEVLRIINEPTAAALAYGLDKKSAGTIAVYDLGGGTFDVSVLEIGDGVFEVKSTNGDTFLGGEDFDMRLVTYLADEFKKEQGIDLRNDKLALQRLKEAAEKAKIELSSASQTEINLPFITADASGPKHLTMKLTRAKFEALVDDLIQRTMEPCKKALKDAGLTAGQIDEVVLVGGMTRMPKVQEMVKQFFGKEPHKGVNPDEVVAIGAAIQAGVLQGDVKDVLLLDVTPLSLGIETLGGVFTRLIDRNTTIPTKKSQVFSTAEDGQTAVTIRVFQGEREMAADNKLLGQFDLVGIPPAPRGVPQVEVAFDIDANGLVNVSAKDKGTGKEQQIRIQASGGLSDADIDKMVKDAEAHAEEDKKRRAAVEAKNHAEALIHSTEKSLAEYGDKVGAAEKAAIETALADLKSAMEGNDGEAIAAKTNTLAQASLKLGEAMYASQQGDAGSAEAPKDDVVDAEFTEVDDDKKKSA, from the coding sequence CGAGCGCACCTTCTTCGCTGTCAAGCGCCTCATCGGCCGCCGCTACGAAGACCCGATGGTCGAGAAGGACAAGAAGCTCGTCCCCTACCAGATCGTGCGCGCCGACAATGGCGATGCGTGGCTGGAAGCGGACGGCAAGAAGTATTCGCCCTCGCAGATCTCCGCCTTCACCCTGCAGAAGATGAAGGAGACGGCCGAGGCCTATCTCGGCGCCAAGGTCGACAAGGCGGTCATCACCGTCCCGGCCTATTTCAACGACGCCCAGCGCCAGGCCACCAAGGACGCCGGCCGCATCGCCGGCCTTGAAGTGCTGCGCATCATCAACGAGCCCACCGCCGCCGCGCTCGCCTACGGCCTCGACAAGAAGTCGGCCGGCACGATCGCGGTCTACGACCTCGGCGGCGGCACGTTCGACGTGTCGGTTCTGGAGATCGGCGACGGCGTGTTCGAGGTGAAGTCCACGAACGGCGACACGTTCCTGGGCGGCGAAGACTTCGACATGCGGCTCGTCACCTATCTCGCCGACGAGTTCAAGAAGGAGCAGGGCATCGACCTGCGCAACGACAAGCTCGCCCTGCAGCGGCTGAAGGAAGCCGCCGAAAAGGCCAAGATCGAGCTGTCGAGCGCCTCGCAGACCGAAATCAACCTGCCCTTCATCACGGCGGACGCCTCGGGCCCGAAGCATCTGACCATGAAGCTCACCCGCGCCAAGTTCGAGGCGCTGGTGGACGACCTGATCCAGCGCACCATGGAGCCCTGCAAGAAGGCGCTCAAGGATGCCGGCCTCACCGCCGGGCAGATCGACGAGGTCGTGCTCGTCGGCGGCATGACCCGCATGCCCAAGGTGCAGGAGATGGTGAAGCAGTTCTTCGGCAAGGAGCCCCACAAGGGCGTCAACCCGGATGAAGTGGTCGCCATCGGCGCCGCGATCCAGGCGGGCGTGCTGCAGGGCGACGTGAAGGACGTGCTGCTGCTCGACGTGACCCCGCTCTCGCTCGGCATCGAGACGCTGGGCGGCGTGTTCACCCGCCTGATCGACCGCAACACCACCATCCCGACGAAGAAGAGCCAGGTGTTCTCCACCGCCGAGGATGGCCAGACCGCGGTGACCATCCGCGTGTTCCAGGGCGAGCGCGAAATGGCGGCGGACAACAAGCTGCTCGGCCAGTTCGACCTCGTCGGCATTCCCCCGGCGCCGCGCGGCGTGCCGCAGGTGGAGGTCGCCTTCGACATCGACGCCAACGGCCTGGTCAATGTCTCGGCCAAGGACAAGGGCACCGGCAAGGAACAGCAGATCCGCATCCAGGCCTCGGGCGGCCTCTCGGACGCCGACATCGACAAGATGGTGAAGGACGCCGAGGCGCATGCCGAGGAAGACAAGAAGCGGCGTGCGGCGGTCGAGGCGAAGAACCACGCCGAGGCGCTGATCCACTCGACCGAGAAGTCGCTGGCCGAATATGGCGACAAGGTCGGCGCGGCCGAGAAGGCCGCGATCGAGACGGCGCTGGCCGATCTCAAATCGGCGATGGAAGGCAATGACGGCGAGGCGATCGCCGCCAAGACCAACACGCTGGCGCAGGCCTCCCTCAAGCTGGGCGAAGCCATGTACGCCTCGCAGCAGGGCGATGCCGGCAGCGCCGAAGCGCCGAAGGACGATGTGGTGGACGCCGAGTTCACCGAGGTCGACGACGACAAGAAGAAGTCGGCCTGA
- the dnaJ gene encoding molecular chaperone DnaJ, protein MSKRDYYELLEVTRTCSDGELKSSYRKLAMKWHPDKNPGNSDAELRFKEISEAYDVLKDPQKRAAYDRFGHAAFDGGMGGAGGPGFGSDFASTFSDIFDDLFGMSGGRRGGGGGGRGGRERGADLRYNMEITLEEAFAGKDATIRLPTSITCESCSGSGAKPGTQPTTCRTCSGSGRIRQAQGFFTLERTCPTCQGRGQVIEDPCPACAGAGRTTKERTLEVAIPAGVEDGTRIRLGNEGEAGVRGGPPGDLYIFLSLAPHDFFQRDGADLFCRAPISMVTAALGGTCEVPTIDGETTKVKIPEGTQSGKRFRLSGKGMPVLRSRTRGDMYVQVVVETPQNLTRRQRELLAEFDAECSKDTHPESSGFFAKVKDFFAGDAD, encoded by the coding sequence ATGTCCAAACGCGACTATTACGAACTCCTCGAAGTCACCCGGACCTGCAGCGACGGTGAGCTGAAAAGCTCCTACCGCAAGCTCGCCATGAAGTGGCACCCGGACAAGAACCCCGGCAACAGCGACGCCGAGCTGCGCTTCAAGGAGATCAGCGAGGCCTATGACGTTCTGAAGGACCCGCAGAAGCGCGCCGCCTATGACCGCTTCGGCCACGCCGCTTTCGACGGCGGCATGGGCGGCGCCGGCGGGCCCGGCTTCGGCTCCGACTTCGCCTCGACCTTCTCCGATATTTTCGACGATCTGTTCGGCATGTCGGGCGGCCGGCGCGGTGGTGGCGGCGGGGGACGCGGCGGGCGCGAGCGCGGCGCGGACCTGCGCTACAACATGGAAATCACGCTGGAGGAGGCGTTTGCCGGCAAGGATGCGACCATCCGCCTGCCGACCTCCATCACCTGCGAGAGCTGCTCGGGCAGCGGCGCCAAGCCCGGCACCCAGCCCACCACCTGCCGCACCTGCTCCGGCTCCGGCCGCATCCGCCAGGCGCAGGGCTTCTTCACCCTTGAGCGGACCTGCCCGACCTGCCAGGGCCGCGGTCAGGTGATCGAGGACCCGTGCCCGGCCTGCGCCGGCGCCGGCCGCACCACCAAGGAGCGCACGCTGGAAGTGGCGATCCCCGCCGGCGTGGAAGACGGCACCCGCATCCGCCTCGGCAATGAGGGCGAGGCCGGGGTGCGCGGCGGCCCGCCGGGCGACCTCTACATTTTCCTCTCCCTCGCGCCGCATGACTTCTTCCAGCGCGATGGGGCGGACCTGTTCTGCCGCGCGCCGATCTCCATGGTCACCGCCGCGCTGGGGGGCACCTGCGAGGTGCCGACCATCGACGGCGAAACAACCAAGGTGAAAATCCCTGAGGGCACCCAGTCCGGCAAGCGCTTCCGCCTGTCCGGCAAGGGCATGCCGGTACTGCGTAGCCGCACGCGCGGCGACATGTATGTGCAGGTCGTCGTCGAAACGCCACAGAACCTGACGCGACGTCAGCGTGAACTTCTGGCGGAATTCGATGCGGAATGTTCAAAGGACACGCATCCCGAATCCAGCGGCTTCTTTGCCAAGGTGAAGGATTTCTTTGCCGGCGACGCCGATTAA
- a CDS encoding class I SAM-dependent methyltransferase, which translates to MLHRSAVPSPKERPDEVRFLQSWLQNPLRTGAVSPSGRALARTMASYVDPAQDGPVIELGPGTGPVTAALIARGVAPERLVLIEYNPEFCKLLRLRFPAATVIQGDAYNMAHTLDGQLDRPAAAVVSSLPLFTRPAPERHGLLNQAFGLCAPRAPFIQFTYAVVSPVPLAPERFDAHVSQRIWANLPPARVWVYRSTKREAAAPELAAISA; encoded by the coding sequence ATGCTCCATCGTTCTGCCGTCCCCTCGCCGAAAGAGCGCCCCGACGAAGTTCGCTTCCTCCAGTCCTGGCTGCAGAATCCGCTCCGCACCGGGGCGGTGTCGCCCTCGGGCCGGGCGCTGGCCCGCACCATGGCGAGCTATGTCGACCCCGCGCAGGACGGCCCGGTGATCGAACTCGGCCCCGGCACCGGCCCGGTGACCGCCGCGCTCATCGCCCGCGGCGTCGCGCCGGAGCGGCTGGTGCTGATCGAGTACAATCCGGAATTCTGCAAGCTGCTGCGGCTGCGCTTCCCCGCCGCCACCGTCATTCAGGGCGACGCCTACAACATGGCCCACACGCTCGACGGCCAGCTCGATCGTCCGGCGGCGGCTGTGGTCTCCAGCCTGCCGCTGTTCACCCGCCCGGCGCCCGAGCGCCACGGGCTGCTCAACCAGGCCTTCGGCCTTTGCGCGCCCCGCGCACCCTTCATCCAGTTCACCTATGCCGTCGTCTCGCCGGTGCCGCTGGCGCCGGAGCGGTTCGACGCCCATGTCAGCCAGCGCATCTGGGCCAACCTGCCGCCGGCGCGCGTCTGGGTGTATCGTTCCACCAAGCGCGAGGCCGCCGCGCCGGAGCTTGCCGCCATCAGCGCGTGA
- a CDS encoding NADPH-dependent FMN reductase: MRPPRILTFAGSIRTGSFSASLAALAAKELAQMDCEPVLLSLADYPMPIYDGDLEATEGVPPAAKQLRDQLARADGVFIATPEYNAGLPPLLKNALDWASRVRGGEGDAFKGPVYAIGSSSPGGLGGYRASMMLRQTLALGLGCLVLAEQVMVAGASHAFDARGDFTDEKARERLRAVMTALIEQAALRAGLRA; encoded by the coding sequence ATGCGCCCGCCGCGTATCCTCACTTTCGCCGGCTCCATTCGCACCGGTTCCTTCTCCGCCAGCCTCGCCGCGCTGGCGGCCAAGGAACTGGCGCAGATGGACTGCGAGCCGGTGCTGCTCTCGCTCGCCGACTACCCGATGCCAATCTATGACGGCGATCTCGAAGCCACGGAGGGCGTGCCGCCGGCGGCCAAGCAGCTGCGCGACCAGCTTGCCCGCGCCGATGGCGTGTTCATCGCCACGCCGGAATACAATGCCGGCCTGCCGCCGCTGCTGAAGAACGCGCTCGATTGGGCGAGCCGCGTGCGCGGGGGTGAGGGCGACGCGTTCAAGGGCCCGGTCTATGCCATCGGCTCCTCCTCCCCCGGCGGGCTCGGTGGCTACCGCGCCTCGATGATGCTGCGCCAGACGCTGGCGCTGGGCCTCGGCTGCCTTGTGCTCGCCGAGCAGGTGATGGTGGCCGGCGCCTCCCACGCCTTCGACGCACGCGGCGACTTCACCGACGAGAAGGCGCGCGAAAGGTTGCGCGCGGTGATGACAGCGCTTATCGAGCAGGCGGCGCTGCGGGCGGGTCTGCGCGCCTGA
- the pyrF gene encoding orotidine-5'-phosphate decarboxylase has protein sequence MHAPVPDPRDRLIVALDLPSVGAAESVISRLGDSVNFYKIGYELGFAGGLGLARELIADGRKVFIDFKLHDIGNTVARGVASLAALGASFATVHAYPQTMRAAMEGKGASPLRILAVTVLTSYDEADLGEAGYGAGVAETVARRVTQAREIGIDGIVCAPTDAASVRAALGAKGAIVTPGVRPDGSDVGDQKRIATPFAAIRAGADHLVVGRPIVASPDPAAAARAVQAEIARALS, from the coding sequence ATGCACGCCCCTGTTCCCGATCCGCGCGACCGGCTCATCGTAGCGCTCGACCTGCCCTCGGTCGGGGCGGCGGAAAGCGTGATTTCCCGGCTCGGGGACAGCGTGAATTTCTACAAGATCGGCTATGAGCTCGGCTTCGCTGGCGGGCTCGGCCTCGCGCGCGAGCTGATCGCCGACGGGCGCAAAGTGTTCATCGACTTCAAGCTGCACGATATCGGCAACACGGTGGCGCGCGGGGTGGCCAGCCTCGCCGCGCTCGGCGCCAGCTTCGCCACCGTGCACGCCTACCCCCAGACCATGCGCGCGGCGATGGAAGGCAAGGGCGCCAGCCCGCTGCGCATTCTCGCCGTCACCGTGCTCACCTCCTATGACGAGGCCGATCTCGGCGAGGCCGGCTATGGCGCCGGCGTCGCGGAGACGGTCGCCCGCCGGGTGACGCAGGCGCGCGAGATCGGCATTGACGGCATCGTCTGCGCGCCGACCGACGCCGCGTCCGTGCGCGCCGCGCTGGGGGCCAAGGGCGCCATCGTCACCCCCGGCGTGCGCCCGGACGGCAGCGATGTCGGTGATCAGAAGCGCATCGCTACGCCCTTTGCCGCCATCCGCGCCGGGGCCGATCATCTTGTGGTCGGGCGCCCCATCGTCGCCTCGCCCGATCCCGCCGCCGCCGCCCGCGCGGTGCAGGCCGAGATCGCCCGTGCGCTTTCCTGA
- a CDS encoding DUF1330 domain-containing protein yields MAKGYWISRLDVHDTEGYKPYLQGAEPAIAAFGGRFLVRGGTPEALEGTALSRNVVVEFKDYDTALACFHSPEYQAAYTHRVASSDGDHLIIEGYAGDQPASGTIKGPADGPGTGYWVMRIDVHDMETYKSYVAADAVAIAKYEGWFVVRGGRHEGVHGTARSRNVLVAFKDLATALACYHSPEYQAALAFRSKAAVAEVIAIAGV; encoded by the coding sequence ATGGCCAAGGGCTACTGGATCAGCCGCCTCGATGTGCATGACACCGAGGGCTACAAGCCATATCTGCAGGGCGCGGAGCCGGCCATCGCCGCCTTTGGCGGGCGCTTCCTGGTGCGCGGCGGCACGCCGGAGGCGCTGGAAGGCACCGCCCTGTCGCGCAATGTCGTGGTGGAGTTCAAGGATTACGACACCGCGCTCGCCTGCTTCCACTCGCCGGAATACCAGGCCGCCTATACTCACCGCGTCGCCTCTTCGGACGGCGATCACCTCATCATTGAGGGCTATGCGGGCGACCAGCCGGCTTCCGGGACGATCAAAGGCCCAGCGGACGGGCCCGGCACGGGCTATTGGGTGATGCGGATCGACGTGCACGACATGGAGACCTACAAATCCTATGTCGCCGCCGACGCGGTCGCCATCGCCAAATATGAGGGCTGGTTCGTCGTGCGCGGCGGCCGGCATGAGGGGGTGCACGGCACGGCGCGCTCGCGCAATGTGCTGGTCGCGTTCAAGGACCTGGCCACCGCCCTCGCCTGCTATCACTCGCCGGAATATCAGGCCGCCCTCGCCTTCCGCAGCAAGGCGGCGGTAGCGGAAGTGATCGCCATCGCCGGGGTCTGA
- the rpsU gene encoding 30S ribosomal protein S21, giving the protein MQVLVRDNNVDQALKALKKKMQREGIFREMKLRGHYEKPSEKRAREEAEAVRRARKLARKRAQREGLLPSKPKVVPGGPR; this is encoded by the coding sequence GTGCAGGTTCTCGTTCGGGACAACAACGTCGACCAGGCCCTGAAGGCGCTGAAGAAGAAGATGCAGCGCGAGGGCATTTTCCGCGAGATGAAGCTGCGCGGACACTACGAGAAGCCGTCCGAGAAGCGCGCCCGCGAGGAGGCTGAGGCCGTCCGCCGCGCGCGCAAGCTGGCCCGCAAGCGCGCCCAGCGCGAAGGCCTGCTGCCCTCCAAGCCCAAGGTCGTTCCCGGCGGCCCGCGCTGA
- a CDS encoding GNAT family N-acetyltransferase, whose translation MSTPVPTTLSDLRAVPAFAPVVADRVWRAWWEGKGVPLGDLRARLDESFGTDPVPSTFVAHEGDRFLGCVALIACDVEERPALTPWVAALWVEPEARRQGIAAALMARAAEAAFAAGHPRVYLAAEPALAPYYAARGWTLVESNVDGLEIFARQRT comes from the coding sequence TTGAGTACCCCTGTGCCGACCACCCTCTCGGACCTGCGCGCCGTCCCGGCCTTCGCGCCCGTCGTCGCCGATCGGGTCTGGCGCGCGTGGTGGGAGGGAAAAGGCGTGCCGCTCGGCGACCTGCGCGCCCGGCTGGACGAGAGCTTCGGCACGGACCCAGTGCCCTCCACCTTTGTCGCCCATGAGGGCGACCGCTTTCTCGGCTGCGTCGCGCTGATCGCCTGCGATGTCGAGGAGCGTCCCGCGCTGACGCCCTGGGTGGCGGCGCTGTGGGTGGAGCCGGAAGCCCGCCGGCAGGGCATCGCGGCGGCGCTGATGGCGCGGGCAGCGGAAGCGGCCTTCGCCGCCGGCCATCCGCGCGTCTATCTCGCGGCGGAGCCGGCGCTGGCGCCCTATTACGCGGCGCGGGGCTGGACGCTGGTCGAATCCAATGTCGACGGGCTGGAGATTTTCGCCCGGCAGCGCACCTGA
- a CDS encoding TIGR02301 family protein, with protein sequence MRRPAPGSLLLALLACFTFAPLPAAAQATQGGAPPYEADLMHLAEILGALHYLRPLCGAAETARWRDEMQGLLDVEAPSGDRRGQLTAAFNNGYESYRQVYRTCTPSAELASQRYLETGAKLARDVATRYGSN encoded by the coding sequence ATGCGACGCCCCGCGCCCGGTTCCCTCCTGCTCGCCCTGCTGGCGTGCTTCACCTTCGCCCCGCTGCCGGCGGCGGCGCAGGCGACGCAGGGCGGCGCGCCGCCCTATGAGGCGGACCTCATGCATCTCGCGGAAATCCTCGGCGCGCTGCATTATCTGCGTCCGCTCTGCGGCGCGGCGGAAACCGCGCGCTGGCGTGACGAGATGCAGGGCCTGCTGGATGTGGAGGCGCCGTCCGGCGACCGGCGCGGCCAGCTCACCGCCGCCTTCAACAATGGCTATGAAAGCTATCGCCAAGTCTATCGAACCTGCACGCCCTCGGCGGAACTCGCCAGCCAGCGCTATCTCGAAACCGGCGCCAAGCTCGCCCGCGACGTGGCGACGCGCTACGGCAGCAACTGA
- a CDS encoding NUDIX hydrolase, producing the protein MTMPVRPVLAASAAVFREGRVLLARRGNAPAKGLWTLPGGRVEPGETLAQAAAREVMEEVGVACEVLGVAGALDILPRDKDGMLTAHFVVVSHAARWVAGEPSTGPEAAEVGWFLPAALPAETTEGLAGIVEAAFLLAQADDVPEAQ; encoded by the coding sequence ATGACCATGCCCGTTCGTCCCGTGCTCGCCGCCAGCGCCGCCGTCTTCCGCGAGGGGCGGGTGCTGCTGGCGCGGCGCGGCAACGCGCCGGCCAAGGGGCTGTGGACGCTGCCCGGCGGACGGGTGGAGCCCGGCGAGACGCTGGCGCAGGCGGCCGCGCGCGAGGTGATGGAGGAGGTGGGCGTTGCCTGCGAGGTGCTCGGCGTCGCAGGCGCGCTCGACATCCTGCCGCGCGATAAGGACGGCATGCTGACCGCCCATTTCGTCGTGGTGAGCCATGCCGCGCGCTGGGTGGCGGGCGAACCTTCGACCGGGCCGGAGGCGGCGGAAGTCGGCTGGTTCCTGCCCGCCGCACTGCCGGCGGAAACCACCGAAGGGCTGGCCGGAATCGTAGAGGCGGCTTTTCTGCTGGCGCAGGCGGATGATGTGCCGGAGGCGCAATAG
- the dapE gene encoding succinyl-diaminopimelate desuccinylase — translation MTTTAPSQPPADPIDILRTLIRCPSVTPAEGGALAYLDALLSNAGFATHRVTLTSPDTPDVENLYARFGTRGPNLCFAGHTDVVPPGDAAQWRFPPFEGAIHEGVIFGRGAVDMKGGVAAFIAAGLDFAGAHGHDPNHAELPGSLSFLLTGDEEGPAINGTEKLLRWLADRDERIDHCVLGEPTSRVELGDMVKIGRRGSLSATLTVLGKQGHVGYPHLAENPIPGMVTLLAALKAEPLDGGNAHFQASNLEIVSVDVGNPAFNVIPAEARARFNIRFNDLWTPETLAAEIGRRLSAAAGNELRYALAFEPRSSDSFLTAPGEFVDLVVAAIAQTTGRRPELSTTGGTSDARFIKDFCPVIEFGLVGTSMHAVDEATPVEEVAALTRVFAEVIARYFAARGR, via the coding sequence ATGACGACCACCGCACCCTCCCAGCCGCCCGCCGATCCGATCGACATCCTGCGCACGCTGATCCGCTGCCCTTCGGTGACCCCGGCGGAAGGCGGGGCGCTCGCCTATCTCGACGCGCTGCTCTCCAATGCCGGCTTTGCCACCCACCGGGTGACGCTGACCAGCCCGGACACGCCGGATGTGGAGAATCTCTACGCCCGCTTCGGCACGCGCGGTCCCAATCTCTGCTTTGCCGGCCATACCGATGTGGTGCCCCCCGGCGATGCGGCGCAGTGGCGCTTTCCGCCCTTCGAGGGCGCGATCCATGAGGGCGTCATCTTTGGGCGCGGCGCCGTCGACATGAAGGGGGGCGTGGCCGCCTTCATCGCCGCCGGGCTCGATTTCGCCGGTGCCCATGGCCATGACCCCAACCACGCGGAGCTGCCGGGCTCGCTCTCCTTCCTCCTCACCGGCGACGAGGAAGGCCCGGCGATCAACGGCACGGAGAAGCTGCTGCGCTGGCTGGCCGACCGCGACGAGCGCATCGACCATTGCGTGCTCGGTGAGCCGACCTCGCGGGTGGAACTCGGCGACATGGTGAAGATCGGCCGGCGCGGCTCGCTTTCCGCCACGCTCACCGTGCTGGGCAAGCAGGGCCATGTCGGCTACCCCCATCTCGCGGAGAATCCGATCCCCGGCATGGTGACGCTGCTCGCCGCGCTGAAGGCCGAGCCGCTCGACGGCGGCAACGCGCATTTTCAGGCCTCGAACCTGGAAATCGTCTCGGTCGATGTAGGCAATCCCGCCTTCAACGTCATTCCCGCCGAGGCGCGGGCCCGCTTCAACATCCGCTTCAACGATTTGTGGACGCCGGAAACCCTGGCCGCCGAGATCGGCCGCCGGCTGAGCGCCGCTGCCGGCAATGAGCTGCGCTACGCCCTCGCCTTCGAGCCGCGCTCGTCCGACAGTTTCCTCACCGCGCCGGGCGAATTCGTCGATCTCGTGGTGGCGGCGATCGCGCAGACGACGGGACGGCGGCCGGAACTCTCGACGACAGGCGGCACCTCGGACGCGCGCTTCATCAAGGATTTCTGCCCGGTGATCGAATTCGGTCTGGTCGGCACCTCGATGCACGCGGTGGATGAGGCGACGCCGGTCGAGGAGGTGGCGGCGCTCACCCGTGTCTTCGCGGAGGTGATCGCCCGGTACTTCGCCGCACGCGGGCGCTGA
- the dapD gene encoding 2,3,4,5-tetrahydropyridine-2,6-dicarboxylate N-succinyltransferase: MSSQLQSIIETAFDNRAEVNFETGGEIRHAVNEALALLDAGKARVAEPGADGNWTVNQWLKKAVLLSFRLNDMTAIPGAPGGAHWWDKVPSKFEGWGEGEFRAAGFRAVPGAIVRRSAFIAPNVVLMPSFVNLGARVDSGSMVDTWATVGSCAQIGKNVHLSGGVGIGGVLEPLQAGPVIIEDDCFIGARSEVVEGVIVRRGSVLSMGVFISATTKIVDRATGEIFVGEVPAYSVVVPGALPGKPLPNGQPGPSLYCAVIVKRVDEQTRSKTSINDLLRD, encoded by the coding sequence ATGTCGAGCCAGCTTCAGAGCATCATCGAAACCGCCTTTGACAACCGGGCGGAGGTCAATTTCGAGACCGGCGGCGAGATCCGCCACGCGGTGAACGAGGCGCTGGCGCTGCTCGATGCCGGTAAGGCGCGCGTCGCCGAGCCGGGCGCGGACGGCAACTGGACGGTCAATCAGTGGCTCAAGAAGGCGGTGCTGCTCTCCTTCCGCCTCAATGACATGACCGCCATTCCCGGCGCCCCCGGCGGCGCGCATTGGTGGGACAAGGTGCCCTCCAAGTTCGAGGGTTGGGGCGAGGGCGAGTTCCGCGCCGCGGGCTTCCGCGCCGTGCCGGGCGCCATCGTCCGCCGCTCCGCCTTCATCGCGCCGAATGTGGTGCTGATGCCGTCCTTCGTGAATCTCGGCGCCCGCGTCGATTCCGGCTCGATGGTCGATACCTGGGCCACCGTCGGCTCCTGCGCGCAGATCGGCAAGAATGTGCATCTCTCCGGCGGCGTCGGCATTGGCGGCGTGCTGGAGCCGCTGCAGGCCGGCCCGGTCATCATCGAGGATGACTGCTTCATCGGTGCCCGTTCGGAAGTGGTGGAAGGTGTGATCGTCCGCCGCGGTTCGGTGCTGTCCATGGGCGTGTTCATCTCCGCCACCACCAAGATCGTCGACCGGGCCACCGGCGAAATCTTCGTCGGCGAGGTGCCGGCCTATTCCGTCGTGGTGCCCGGCGCGCTGCCCGGCAAGCCGCTCCCCAATGGCCAGCCGGGCCCTTCGCTCTATTGCGCAGTCATCGTCAAGCGCGTGGACGAACAGACCCGCTCCAAGACCTCGATCAACGACCTGCTGCGCGACTGA
- a CDS encoding pyrimidine 5'-nucleotidase, whose protein sequence is MSASLSPPSALTAAPVDFSHVDTWVFDLDNTLYPPGLDLWRQIDMKMRAYIANFLGLTLDEAFALQKGYYRKYGTSLRGLMIEHAMDPDAFLAHVHAIDLTSLEAAPALGEALGALPGRKLVYTNGSRGHAEQILAKLGISEHFADVHDIVSSEFHPKPHEIAYRGFLARFDVDPARAAMFEDLARNLEVPAQLGMRTVLVVPPGLAVNPADREAWEHEGRDGDHIDVVTDDLTAFLNGLRSA, encoded by the coding sequence ATGTCCGCTTCCCTGTCGCCCCCCTCCGCGCTCACCGCCGCCCCTGTCGACTTCTCCCATGTCGACACCTGGGTGTTCGATCTCGACAACACGCTCTATCCGCCCGGGCTCGACCTGTGGCGGCAGATCGACATGAAGATGCGCGCCTATATCGCCAATTTCCTCGGCCTGACGCTGGACGAGGCCTTCGCGCTGCAGAAGGGCTATTACCGGAAATACGGCACCTCGCTGCGTGGCTTGATGATCGAGCACGCGATGGACCCGGATGCCTTCCTCGCCCATGTCCACGCCATTGATCTGACCAGCCTGGAGGCCGCCCCCGCGCTCGGGGAGGCGCTCGGCGCATTGCCGGGGCGCAAGCTGGTCTACACCAACGGTTCGCGCGGCCATGCCGAGCAGATTCTGGCCAAGCTCGGCATTTCCGAGCATTTCGCCGATGTGCACGACATCGTCTCCTCGGAATTCCACCCCAAGCCGCACGAGATCGCCTATCGCGGCTTCCTCGCCCGCTTCGACGTGGACCCCGCCCGCGCCGCCATGTTCGAGGACCTCGCGCGGAACCTGGAAGTGCCGGCGCAGCTCGGCATGCGCACCGTGCTGGTGGTGCCGCCGGGCCTTGCCGTGAACCCCGCCGACCGCGAGGCGTGGGAACATGAGGGCCGCGATGGCGACCATATCGACGTGGTGACCGACGACCTGACCGCGTTCCTGAACGGCCTGCGAAGCGCCTGA